In the Salvia splendens isolate huo1 chromosome 16, SspV2, whole genome shotgun sequence genome, GTCATCTTATTCCATCTTTCTCCTAGTACTTTTCCTACTTCTGTAAACGCAATTCCTGGATTAGTCTTCTTCACATCCTGCATCAGAAAAGCACACAAATTGAGTTAAGGGCACAATGATAGACACATTCAAACAAACTTGTGTACATTTAGGCTGTACAAACCTCTCTTTCGGCTTGAGAGAAGAACATGAAGGAACTCATTGCTTTTTTGGGGGCATTCGgatcctttttcttcttttgtttcttcttctttccatcatcatcgtcatcttttgtttttttcctaCTCGATGACGCCTTAGCAGCAGAAGGTTCCTTCTTGGGCTTCTTTTTCGGTGTTGCCTAAACCACACCATAGATTCAAGTCAGGCTCcataattaatattcaaatcaaaatataaaaacagaTATGACGAGAGAGATGTTACCTCTTTCTCCCCTCCGCTGTCACTAGCATCAGAGTCGTCTCCCCCAGAGTCATCAGTGGGGGAGCCTCCGTCGTCTTTATCAATAACAAAATCTTCATCCTGTGATTAAGTTTGCACATTAAGTGATGACTAAATTCAATCAGTATTTAACTGTAGTTGGTAGTTGCATTTTGCAAATATCTGCATGTGATGTACTTCAGAAAGACGGGAAAAAGGAAATAGAAGCTGCACCTCCTCATCACTCTCATCTCCAATTGCTTCATTCCTGATTCTCTCGAGATGTGGATCAACAGCATCATCAATATCACTCTGCAGAACAGCTGCAACTCCTTCGGCATTCGGGACACTCCCCGCATTGAAATTCATAATCTTCAAATCTTTATCTCTGAAACATCATAATATCATACACCAAGTTATGACCAACTTCAATTATGAACTTCAATCAGAAAATAAGAAGGTAACAAGCAAGAGGCACTTCACTTGACAAATTGAAAGAGATTGTGATACTCATTTCTCTGAATATTTCTGAAAAGGTGCTCTTGCTCAGTCTTAAGTCTGATGAGAAAAtcaaaataatgcatgtttGAACCTCCAGCAGTATGCCTCTCAAACTCCACGTAGTCAATCTATAATATGTTGGACAGAAGAGTGCTCAGATGCCATTTCATCTAAACATGGTAAAGATTAAAGAAGCCCAAAAGGTAACTTCATACTGTACCTCCTCATGAAGAATTAGAGTGGGTGGCTTGGGTAAAAAGAAAAAGCTCTTTTCAAGAGGATAGAGAACTCCATCTTCAGCTTTGAGCGATGACTTGACAGCATAACCATCCTGACTACTACGGAATTTTCCTGGTTTAGTGACTTTGGCACCAGATAAACCACGCAATATAGTAATGAAGACCTCATGGATGAGTCCCTgaaatttaaacaaaaagatAAGTCATGGCATATTTTCTCAGCTTACCAAGCAGACATATGAAACCCTCCATAGTGACAGAGGAAAGGATCcagtaaaaagaaataaagcTTTTGAGGGGAAATATAAGGCAAATGGTATGGGCTACCTACTTTACCTATACTTGCCAAGGAAGCAGTTTGAGATCCAGTGATCTGGGTCAAGCATtctataaaataatagtagatCATTACCTTGTGATCTGGTTCAAGCTTTTCTTTGTATTTGGAATTGTAAAGGTCTTCACTCATTGACAAAGTGGTGTCCATAATAGCATCAGTCTCAAACTGTTATGAGATTAAAAAAAGAGAATCTCataaaaacttcaaatcaatcctcaaattttcatattcacTAAAAGAATTAAACCAATCAAATATCAACCTGCATCACAATATGTGGATACAAGGTTTGGCCCTTCCTAATTGGTGGATCAAGTGTCACAACAACAAAGGTGTGCGGTTGGTTGAACTGCAGGAAAAAAAAAGTAGCATAACCATTAGAGGTGGTTTATGAAATAGGTAATGTCCTGTTATTCGAGAAACAATTATGCAATTAATACAGTAGATTTCCCAATATTGGTATGT is a window encoding:
- the LOC121772262 gene encoding FACT complex subunit SSRP1-like, which gives rise to MADGHSFNNISLGGRGGTNPGQLKVHSGGIIWKKLGGGKAVDVDKSDLLGLTWMKVPRSNQLGVRTKDGLNYKFTGFRDQDVASLNTFFQSNFSATPEEKQLSVSGKNWGEVDLNGNTLTFLVGNKQAFEISLADVAQTQLQGKNDVMLEFHVDDTTGANEKDSLMEISFHIPNSNTQFVGDENRPSAQVFRDKIVSMADVGAGGEEAVVTFDGIAILTPRGRYSVELHLSFLRLQGQANDFKIQYSSVVRVFWLPKFNQPHTFVVVTLDPPIRKGQTLYPHIVMQFETDAIMDTTLSMSEDLYNSKYKEKLEPDHKGLIHEVFITILRGLSGAKVTKPGKFRSSQDGYAVKSSLKAEDGVLYPLEKSFFFLPKPPTLILHEEIDYVEFERHTAGGSNMHYFDFLIRLKTEQEHLFRNIQRNEYHNLFQFVKDKDLKIMNFNAGSVPNAEGVAAVLQSDIDDAVDPHLERIRNEAIGDESDEEDEDFVIDKDDGGSPTDDSGGDDSDASDSGGEKEATPKKKPKKEPSAAKASSSRKKTKDDDDDGKKKKQKKKKDPNAPKKAMSSFMFFSQAEREDVKKTNPGIAFTEVGKVLGERWNKMTAEEKAPYEAKARADKKRYGDEISGYKNPQPMAIDSPDGSDTS